The Coregonus clupeaformis isolate EN_2021a chromosome 35, ASM2061545v1, whole genome shotgun sequence genome includes the window AGGAGCCAGGAAAGTAACAGCGCCTCATGCGGATCTAATATGTTACTACAATACATCATATGACTGCAGCTCAATCAACAACCTGACAAAATATTACGTAATTCAGCTGGTTTACTATAGaaaaaatataacatttataGTGTATCTATGCAATGAAAACAACTGTACCTATGACAAATCCCAGTTTTTTATATACATGCGTCACACATATTCAATGTTCTGACTTGATTTCCTCCAGTCACATAATAAAAGTTTCCTTTGAAAAGACATGGCCAAGAGCAATGGTGGAAATGATTGGCGATATCGCTCACATTCGGTAAGTTCATGATCACAATACACCTTAAGATCTACTTGGAGGAAATTAAGCAGAATTTAAACGACCTTCCTTTGCCCCATGCCAATCAGTGTACATTGACTCACACTGCGACAGGTGCGTCAGTCGGGCAGGTACCCGGAAGAAGAGAAAAAACACCAGGAGCTTGTTCGAGTTACAGGTACAATGAACTTCGGGAAAACATATAGAAACTTGTTTGATTACTACCGAAAATATGAGTTTATTGTAACTGTTTATGTTCAAGTGAAGTCAGATATATAGGTAATCTTGGAATATTCTTTAAAAGGGGAAAGTCTGAGGCTGCAATTAATCAAGCTGCGATTGTCAGTCAAACATAACGATAATGATGTTGGTCTTGTGTTAAAGAAATTAACAGCAAATGTAGTCCTTTTAGATGTAAAATATAGTCTTTTTTTGGCTAGTTGATCTATGTCTAATCATAGTAGTCTATGTAAAAGTGATCAGGAGACAAGTACTGTGTCCAGGTCAGAGCAGGTACACTGAACTCTGATCCATTCAATTTACGAGGTACATTCAAAATGCATCATGATCTCCCTTACAATGAAATAACATTGGTTTGTATATTTAGGACTACTTTATAAACCGACAGTCAGCCAATCAGGTGCATTGTCATTGCCTATATAGAATTACCACATATGTTTTCTTCCTCCAGTGTGTCCTGTATTAACCCTAACTGCTACAGTTCTGGACCAGACAAACCTTGTATTTTATAATCATAATAAACCATATAATGTTGTTGTCCTTCTTCTCCAGTGTGTTAACCCTTACTGAGAAGAGACTACCTCTAACTCCGCTATAGCCATGGACCAGAGGAACCTACAAGGAGAGTTTAAGGATCAGTTTGCAGACGTGGTGTCCAGACTGCAGTCTAAACAGCTGTTCCAGTCTGACTGGGACATCGCCTCCTTTGCcatcttcttcatcttcatcggtaggaacacacacacacacacacacacatacacacacatacacacacatgactgTCCATCTTACACCTTaaggaacaacggggactgtgaagagacacacaagggtatagacacatgcatacgcacacattgtgatattgttgtatggtggtattaaacgttttgtattgtagataggtagtggtgtaataatgtcatatgatgtactgttttatatgtaatgtaagtgctttaatatgtttggaccccaggaagagctaattgggatccctaataaatacacaTCTTGATCCATTCAGGCATGGTTCTGCTGCTTGTTCTCCTGGTTCTGatccgctgctgctgctgctgctgctgtgatgAACAGGTAATGTAGCAATCAATCAATATTCAATAAAATGCAACGATTGACAGGTAATGTAATGGCCTGTTTCTGTGAGAAATGTGTGCTGtgtatatagcctggtcccagatctgttggtatctatagcctggtctcagatctgttggTATATATAGCCTGGACCCAGATCTGTTGTTatctatagcctggtcccagatctgttggtatCTATAgtctggtctcagatctgttggTATCTATAgtctggtctcagatctgttggTATCTATAGCCTGGGCCCAGATCTGTTGGTATCTATAGCCTGGGCCCAGATCTGTTGGTATCTATGGTATTATGGTGAAGACCCATCAGTTAAAATCATTCACATGATCACATCCTACAATAGAGGGTCTGTTTTAGTGTGACCACAGATTTAGCATGGCTGTATGAAGCAGTCTGTGTGCTGCCTATCTGTGTGAGACAGTGTTCACTGTATTTCCTCTGAATAAAGATGCCTTGAAAGATAAATGATTTCCGCTGCTCTCTCTCACTCCGTGTTTCCCAACAGCCTAAAAGACACAAAGTGGGCCATGAAAACTTTGGAATGGATTCCTGAAAGAAACTTGGAACAGAATCAAAAGATTCCACAATGACGACTTTTAGAAAATCGATTAGTCCTTTTATAAttaattgtattcatatttttaGATAGATGCACTTTATATTTGCACTTTTATCTGTGTGCCAAACCAAGAGTTGTATAACTTGTTTTCATCCCAGTCCTATCTATTTACTTTGACTGGTGGAAAATGTTGCACTCCCTGTGGTAACCTGTTTTAGCTGTTGTCTAATGGTGGAAAGTCATCGGAGGTTATATGAATCAGTTTGTTTACTTGTTCCCTGCACGGCTAGTGGATGTTGCTAAGACGCCAGAAAAGAGAGCAAGGTGAAAAGTCACTGGGTGTCACAACCAGAAGAGAAAAGGGCTTTCACTAAGGGTTCATGAATCATGAAAAACTAGGCACCACTCTTTATGTAGTGTAATCAACGCAAGTTCACAAAGCCAAATGTTTTGTACTTCATTTAACATGTACTTTAAACGTATGTAATGAGGAATGATAGATATAGTAGTATTGATTCACAATTGCATGATTTTAATATAGTTATTAACAATATAATTCAATGTTGAAACATGTTACAATGTACTTATTAAAATTGTTCAATACAatttaaatattttgtattgAATCTgtcctgattgactgactgaacACTCTTGTATAACATCTCTTTATTGCACAGATAAGATTATATGGTCCACAACATATACATATCTCAAAATACGTTTTTATTAACACTTGCAGTGATAATTAATTTTGTTCAGCATTGGAATGGATATTCACTTCACAGGGAATCAGAGGCAAAGTAATATAAGTGCAAAAATAAACAATTGAATAAATAAACACATTAGCAAACAACACATACATTGAAATGAATTGATAATACGATTAATAACAGAATAATAGCTTAGCGTTGAGGAGGCATGACCGTTTACCGTTCAGGAGGCATGACCGTTTACCGTTCAGGAGGCATGACCGTTCAGGAGGCATGACCGTTTACCGTTCAAAGCTGGGAATGTACGGTTTCCTTTATATTCCTTGGAATGACGCTTTATGTCAAGTATAGAGTCAGAAACCTACAAGTTAATGTCACTATGAAGAGTTGCGTTAACACCGTTTCATGTCACAAAACGTATCCTTCTGAGTTGTGTAGTCTACACAGTAGGACAATCTGCTTGACACATTTGTTTCCAAGACCctttttcacaccactgagcAGAGCAAACCgagctgtactgagctggcctggttagGCATTAACCATAGATGCTGGAACCGTGTAGGAGAAGACAATACGTTTGTATCGGTCCCTACCCAAATAAACtatacattttaatataaaatATTCGAGCCAGTACAGTACGTTTTTGGTCGGTAttatagtgtgaaaagggtataaCTATGTGGAGAGGAGAAACGTTAGTGTTCAGTAACGAGTGTTTGACTAAAAAAAAATAACAAGACAAGTTGCTCTATTGATTCATAACGAGGTCCAAGTTAGTTCTATACAACAAGGAGGTCCAACCAAGTTAGTACTATACAACAAGGAGGTCCAACCAAGTTAGTACTATACAACAAGGAGGTCCAACCAAGTTAGTACTATACAACAAGGAGGTCCAACCAAGTTAGTACTATACAACAAGGAGGTCCAACCAAGTTAGTACTATACAACAGGGAGGTCCAACCAAGTTAGTACTATACAACAAGGAGGTCCAAGTTAGTACGATACAACAAGGAGGTCCAAGTTAGTACTATACAACAAGGAGGTCCAACCAAGTTAGTACTATACAACAAGGAGGTCCAACCAAGTTAGTACTATACAACAAGGAGGTCCAAGTTAGTACTATACAACAAGGAGGTCCAACCAAGTTAGTACTATACAACAAGGAGGTCCAACCAAGTTAGTACTATACAACAGGGAGGTCCAACCAAGTTAGTACTATACAACAAGGAGGTCCAACCAAGTTAGTACGATACAACAAGGAGGTCCAAGTTAGTACTATACAACAAGGAGGTCCAACCAAGTTAGTACTATACAACAAGGAGGTCCAACCAAGTTAGTACTATACAACAGGGAGGTCCAACCAAGTTAGTACTATACAACAAGGAGGTCCAACCAAGTTAGTACGATACAACAAGGAGGTCCAAGTTAGTACTATACAACAAGGAGGTCCAACCAAGTTAGTACTATACAACAAGGAGGTCCAACCAAGTTAGTACTATACAACAAGGAGGTCCAAGTTAGTACTATACAACAAGGAGGTCCAACCAAGTTAGTACGATACAACAAGGAGGTCCAACCAAGTTAGTACTATACAACAGGGAGGTCCAACCAAGTTAGTACTATACAACAAGGAGGTCCAACCAAGTTAGTACTATACAACAAGGAGGTCCAACCAAGTTAGTACTATATAACAAAATACAACAGAGAGATACATGCACCCAATCCTAAATCAACCCCTTGTCCCTACTTGTCTAGATCTGaatgcagtgtttcccctatactCAATCTGCCCCCACTCCAAATACATTAAATTTtttaaacatacagtatatttctgCCAAGATGGGTTTTTAAATGGATAGTGgaagattttggcaatgaa containing:
- the smim22 gene encoding small integral membrane protein 22: MDQRNLQGEFKDQFADVVSRLQSKQLFQSDWDIASFAIFFIFIGMVLLLVLLVLIRCCCCCCCDEQPKRHKVGHENFGMDS